The Drosophila simulans strain w501 chromosome 3R, Prin_Dsim_3.1, whole genome shotgun sequence genome contains the following window.
CGAATCAGTTGCCGGGAAGAGTCACAGCTGCCTCACCGCATGCATTGTCAATGTGGCAACATGGTGACGCATGGtcgaatttaaaatgtattgaaaaatgtgttagCATGTAaaaaacgtgccaaataatatgaaaaatactctactgaatttaaaattaatcacAAATAATAATCCAAACATTATGTGAACTCATTCGACAACTGATTTATGCTTTAGAGATATTCGATAATCTACAAGTATATATTTAGCCAGTAAATGGCTAAAATTCTTGGTAATTTGTACaacatgtgtgtatatattttcattcaatgaaaaaaaaaaaaaaacaaaaacatctGCTGAGCCACCCTAGTGCAAACAGGCCAACTAAAATCAGCTGTATCATTAAACAAGAACAAAACTCGATAAAAATCCTTAGCTTGCAAACTTATTTACTCGGATTCGTGCCTCTTGGACAAATAAAGTGCAGCTTCTAAAAGAAGTAGGCAAAAacgcgaaaaacaaaactttttggcTGCCCTGCCAACTTTTTATACAAAACTTTATCCTGTgccgagaaaaaaaaagaataaatagtgagagagggagagggaaTGAGCGGagtacttaaattaaaattgtcatggctgattgcatttttgtgcctgtgtgtgtgtgtgtgtgtgctgcacaAGAGTCAATTGTTTATCAATTGAGGtacacaaaacacaaagagCAGCCACCACTTCTCTGGCTTTCCTTTTTCGAGTGGAATGTGTTTCAGGAACCAGAATACCATCCACATAGGTCGTGTCCCGACATGTTTGCAGCCTCCTAGATACCTGAAATACAACAGATTCCTACCTGACCGATCTCACTGGGAACGAAGATACAGACTGTACAACAGGGTCAATAGAGAGggagaaatagaaatagattaaaaattcattaaaacgTTGATAAATTGCGTGAGAgcgaaagaaagaaataaaatggGCTTAGtcccttttttttcgaatcTCAGTAGGTGTTGAAGAAATCTAAAGCGATCATTTAGTTGGGATCTGACCTGGGGCATTCAACATGATTTATGCATCTGCAATGGTATATCATTGTTTTGGCCCCAAACTAAGCAATTCAATATCATCGTGGCCCAACAattatttgcctttgttttagTTGGCTGGCTTTTGTCTTTTACCCCACTATTTTGGCAGCAAAGTTCACGCGGCGACAACAAGAAATTCTACTTTATAAGGAATTCCAGACTGGAGCTCTATTGTTTGGCAGCTTTCCGTGGTATTGGCAATGGCGTCAGAATcgtttacatatatatattttttttctatgcTGATGTGGAGtgtgcaaatggaaatcgtAGTGCCTCgttgatttgcttttaattttgcataaatatgcGCGATTCTTGAGGCGGGGGGATGCTGCCGTCAGTTGCAGTCTCGGTTGCTGACAGTCTGGATGGTGGATTACTTTACTCTACACATCTACATGTATGAATAACTACCCACAGTGCATTCATGATGAAACTTGTGTAGAACTTGGAACAAGAACCAGAAACCAAGAACAGAAAGgagattttaaaataatattagcGTTGAGTTAAAGCATCTATATTCGCATTTATATTCGTGCATATGGAAGCTTCACTGTTAATGTTTATCTGCATATGAAACCCTCCACCCGTGGCCCTTTTTAAAGCTGACTTTTAGCTTTTCGCTGCCTCTGAAATTCATGAATGCAGCAATTTCTGCATCGCTTGCACTTCAATGTGCAGAATTTAATTCACGGAATATTCTTGTGTCACTCGCGacttcagttcagttcagtttagcTCAGTAGTCGCATAATGGAGTGATCTCTGTGGCTCTTTCGCTCCGGGGTCTCATGTTTGTCACTTTAAACGTTTAAACGTTTAATAAGCGATCTCTTGATTGAATTAATATGCCATTGTTGACCGGCTGCACATGATCTTTCGGATtgaaaaaagagagagagagagagttaattgaattgaagttGCCTTTCTCAAGCTATGAACTTTTCAACTTTTCAGCACTTCTCAAGTGGAAAAATCTTTGAATAGATGAAGATTTATTGCATCGATTGAGCAAGTGTTAGATTCTTTGCAGCGATTgcagttttagttttttgaGTCATCATgcatttatattcattttcaattcATGATGAAATTCCTCCCTTTGTTTGATGTGGCACATCTCCTTTGATCCTCAGCAGAAGTTCCAGACATTAAACCGGATCATAGCCCTTTTCTTTAATCCACAGATACGTTCCACACCCAAAGAGATACACACAGACATTCTCCATAGACCCGCACTTTGTGAAAAGAAACTCCAATCTGAAAATCTCTTTCATACACAattttatcaaatattttctattcGTCTGGCTCTCATTCTCGGTTTGTTTACATTTACTTGTTCGCCTTTCCGgccttttaatttaaaagtggAACCCATGCCCGCCAACACCATCCACACAGTTACGTTCATATCGCACAGACACAACagcacacaacacacacacacattccaGTATTTATTCTCGTGTTTGTTTTGCGCTGCGCCTTCGTTCGTTGGATCGCGTTGCCTGCTGGCTGGCATTTGGCATCCACATCGACGAGTCCACAATCGTAGGTAAAAACAGTTTCGAAGCGTGTTTCAAGCCGTCAACGTCAACGGTTGCCGCCAGCGGACAACTGCGACGGCGCGACGTATCCAAGAGATACGACGAATATCCGTATATCTATCTGCACCCTTCTTCCTCCATCtgctgtgtgtgttgtgttaGTTCATTACGAAAGTGTTAAAGTTAATAAGTTGGCTCAGCTTATTCAAGTGCGCGGTGGCATTATAATCAACAGATACTCGCGAGAGATACTAAGATACTAAACCTAAAGATACATAGCAAAAAGTTACAAGAGAAAGATATGAAAAACTCAAACTCACAATGCAGATGTTACTTGCAACAAATCTTAATAATTAGTTAAATAAAGTCCAAAATCGGTATATTTGCAAACCCTTAAAAGGAAACCCCATATAGCAACAGGAATCGCTAGGGTTTTCTAACAACCGGCAAACAGAAACGTTAGCCCAGTGCAATACGCAATCCAAGACCTAAAAGGCAATCCGTAATGCTCAGCGGAGCGCAGCTGTGAACATTTCACTTTCGGTGCATCCGACAGATACGAGCGATTGTTGCACGCCGCTCCAAATTTGCAACGCAAAGTTTGCTGGTCATTGGCTTTTGGCTCTTGACGGCAAGAAACCTTTTGCACGATGCAAATGTCTCTATAAAGAGAGAGATAGATTCGGTGTATCTATGAGCTACTTTTGCTATCCACGTAGCGTTTGTCTCGGTGTTGGTGACTATTCATGCTAATTTGCACCGAAACTTTATGGGAGTGTAAAGTATCTCCGAGAGCCACTCGATGACGCCTCGTTCAGATATTTCTTGCCAACGAGCCATTAGCATATGCAAAGCTACTTCCAATCAAATCGAATAGAATCGAATTCGCAACTGAAATCGAAACCAAACTTTAAATGGCGTGAAGTTGCAGCAAATaagtaaaagtttatttataaatcattaCCTCAATTAGCTGGTGTTTTCCACAGATGAATTGACATATTCAACTAAACATTTCGCGTGTGTTAACAACAATTGAAAGTGACATCAGCAGCGAAACTTTATTATCGCAAAATTCCTcggcttttgcattttatttactttgttgTGCCTTTATTATTAccatttgttaaaaattatatttattttctgtgttAGTGTGTGCGTGCTTCAAGTGCCCAAATTACGTGCATTCATATCGCAAAGCAATCAAGTGAGATTACACACTCCCTATAAACATGTCATACGAAGCCAATTAAATAGtcaaattaattgctttgATTCGCTCAAAGTGCATTGTTTGAgatacatttcaatttgcggccaaacgaaaccaaataaaagcaaacacgATGAAGTTTCCGGATTATGTTCCAAACAACATGTTGGTGGTAAGCAAAAACCAGGGGCAAACATCTTAGTATCTCAGTTGCTTCCCTATAATTAAAGTGATTAAGAGTGTGTGTAactgggccataaatcattCGGTTGCGACTTAAATTATGACTAAAGAGAAGGGTGGGGTCTTAGAACCAACCAGATAAACAATCTGATGAATGCCTGCGCTGTAGCAGATGAAGGTTACTACTTAGAATCGAAAAAACTTCTTTGGCAACAAAACTTCATTGGAAGAAAACTTGGCAACGCACACACGACAAGATTAATTATGGACCATATTCGGTATAAAGAAAGTCTTTACTTCTGCTGCACACCATTAAATTTCCGACTAATTTCACTTgcaattaagttaattataattttaccGCCCCCATCAAAATGCACAAAGTCGGTCAAAAATCCAGCAAACGTATTCATATATCTTCTTTCATGTTTTCGGCTCcctcggttttatttttgttttatgcaaGCCAAGCATAACCAAAGATTTCTGGGCAGATGTGGATGTGCAGTCAGTCCGATGCAaatccatatatatgtagatagtACATAGCTACACCTGCAGCAGACGTataactttataaatatttattagctttAGCTTGGCCCACGCGACTAcacaaatttgtatttttgttagttaatttcgtttattatttataacagCCCACGCGTGGAATGTTACTCCGAGTTTTTGTAATTGGATGCGTTGTGTTGCGTCTGTctgttaaaattaaatgtagtctttcttttttttttttggtttgtggCGCCCACCTGAGACAGGCATGAAAATTtcgctttaatttttttgttttagggGATTGGCTGACTCGCTGACCCGCAATTGATTGCATTTTCGAATGGTTTTTTCGTGGAGTTTTGTCGAGTGAATCACGTTGAATTGAATGCAAACTGGATTGGGCAACAGCATGATGGGATTCgactttaattgatttatctTCATTGTATATTGGATTTGTGTAATGACTGAGCTGGATCTCTCAATTGAGTTAGTCGTCCATATGGGGGAAGTGTGTCGAATTGCGATTTGGGTTCCACCCAGCACCTGCTGTGAGGGTAAATGAAGTCAAACTGAAATGATTTTGTAATTGCAGGTGGTAAATTGGGTGAGGAAGTGCGTGCTAGCCGATTGAAATCATTCATTTAATTGAgttgtatttgatttttccAGCATTACACTTTAAATAGATTTATAAATGCAGGCATATAAAAATTCTTTCCATTATCCTATCCATTCTATCCattattcataattaaaacaGTAAACTTGAGAAGAGAAATTAAGTTTTTACCCGATCCATTAAAAAGTACATTTACATGTTTATATCTCACATTTCTAGTTCATCCCAAACATCTTTCATTTCCCCAATTCTTTTGTCCTACacaaatagaaatatttatatctcTGCTGACTTTATGTATGTAGATTCAACTTCATTCGTGGCATTTTCAAATAGAATCgttttcagctttatttagTTCCGCTTTTGTGTCAGGTGTCTCAgtcagaaaaacaacaaatgcaaagtAAACGCCACAAATTCCCATTCAGTCACAGCGAGTGCACACCCAACAAGTCCTATTTCCTTCATTATTTGTACCATTATTTTTACAACTAACCACTGCCCCCCCTTTACGCACTTCTGCTGGAACCTCTAGTGCATAAAATTGAATCGTGTCCGAGTGGCTAAACATTCATGGGTCGTTCAAAGGGCCTGGGCAACAGGTCGCATACGAGAGTGTGTAAAAGTAATGGAAATGCGGAAGTCACATGTGCATTTCCGCCTGGCAGCCGTCcttaacaaatttcaattccaattaaattatattgaaataaattggtAAAGGCAGCAAAGAGACtacaatttttaaatcatttatttggttttttgtttagttgtatgtttactttttgtttaaaattcgAAACCATCTAAcatattcaatattatttcTCGATTTTCCAGGGTGATCGAACCACATGGGAGTACCACACGGTGGCGGTGACTCGGGTGCCGGGCTATGGATTCGGCATCGCCGTTTCCGGTGGACGTGATAATCCGCACTTCGCCAACGGCGATCCCTCGATAGCAGTTAGCGATGTGCTGAAAGGTGGCCCCGCCGAGGATCGATTGCAGTAAGTACCCTCGCGATGACTCAACAGAAGTTACTGACCCCGTAGGAAGTAAACCTTTTCAATgcattttgaattattatcTGGCAGGAAACTAATTGTTGTTCGGAATAAGTCCGACATGCTGAATAGACCCCCATGCAGGCTGATCAAATAGAAGACTATATAACCAGAACTAGTCATCCACTGCTCCAAACGAACAACGGGCATTATAAATTCCCGACATGCTGCTGACAATTGACATCGTTAATCTTGCGCTTAGAACgtatttttcttcttcttttatATACCCACTCCTTCAAATATAAAAACCCGAAATGCGCACACTTCAATACTTCAAACTCACGTAGAGTCGGtccccaaaaagaaaaggtatttaattaaaccaaCGCCTCGAGAACTCGACAACTCGGTCCCTCTGAAGCTGTTCCTCTCTTGGCGATAATAAAAATTCCAAAGCGTTTTTCAATAGACAGCGCAGAGACCGTAGTGATTACGAACTTGTCATAATCTTTTTTCCCAAGAAACTATTTACCCTGGCCCAGACATGCAGAGAACTATTTTCACGTTGTCCCTTTTACCTGCGACTGCCGGAGGATTTCAAAAGGAAAATCCCGCTGCCGAGGCTGGaaaattgttggccaagtgaGCGGAGACAAGTGGAAATTAGCTGCAGCCCAGCACATGTGTCTGTGAAAAGCTGGCTAAGAGCATGTGGGTTCAGTATGGCCAAAGTTTCGCTGTTATGCAGCTCAGTAACAAGtatacactcagaaaaaaatataacttgaGATTGAGATACTccaaaaataagttctttttCTACAAACTACTTACCCacttaattttgtattaaataaatcaaatcttttatacttttttgttGACTTGTGTAACAACACATTTTTCCTCATCACATAGCAGGGTTTTTCCAAACCCAACTTATGGCATTCCAAGGcgcattttccgcattttggACGGCTTAATCGTTAAGCCGCTCCAGACCAGACCCAATGGTTCCATCCATGGCGAACCGAAAGTAAAACGCGGCTCAGGTTGACTTGGTTCGGCTGCCGCTTCTTTCTGCACTCGTAGACAACTTAATTATGGTTATGTTTCGGCTCAGACATGCAACATAATTTGTATCATTAGGCACTTTGTCTGCCGCGACGAGAGCAGAGCAACACACACttattgtatctgtatctaaaGTATAACATTCTTGTCGTTAATTCGTCATGTGCTATTTACTATAAcatttttacttttcattCCTCCACTTCAGTGTTCCGTTCCAAGAACGGGCCGTAATTGTTCAGGCCAGGCCTGTACAAATAAACCAAGTACCGCCAGAGCTATTCCTCAGAAATCCATGGAAGCCGCTTATAGCAGACGCCTCGATTCTCCATTACTTCCAGTCTAGTCATGCCGCAGAACTCAGACAATTGCCGGTTTATTAGCGTATGTTTTCAATCCGAGTCCAACCTGATTTCACTTCAAGTTGCTGCGGGGACTGAGAGTGAGAAGTCTGATCTTTGCCTGTCCGATCGCATTGCACTCAATGATCCGAAACGAATTGTATTTGCAGCTGAAGTAGCAGCGAAGATATATCAGGTGTGCTACTGTTTTCAATACCCTGTACTCAACTGTGACATTGAGTAAGTCCAATCAGGTGATGATAGTAAACCACTTGAAAGTAAATATTCACgataattatttattcagGTCAATATGATAGTGTTTCTAATTATTGAATAGCTGATATGATAACTATGTATAGTGATCTTCAAACTATATTTCCTGGGTATTTCCAAGTTGCAACTATCCCAAAATGTTACCTTAATTATGGCTGCAGGTCTAATGACTGTGTAGAAATGGACAAGGTCGCTTCTAATGACCTGCATATAAACAGAAACTTCTGTTCTCCTAGTTTGGTCACGATTCGGTCATTAGGGCAGGGTTTACGATCTACCCGACAATTACTTGGCCAAGCCAAGTGATCCATATTATTATGCCTGGCACTAAACCCATTTCTATTACTCCTCTTTGCAGAGTCAACGATCGGATAATCTCGGTGAACGGCGTCTCCCTGGAGAACGTGGAATATGCCACCGCGGTGCAGGTGTTGCGCGATAGTGGCAACACGGTGCAATTGGTGGTCAAGCGTCGCGTGCCCCTCAATCCCATTAATGCTGCAGGTGCAGTGCAGCATCAGCATTCACACAGTCTCAGTTCGGTTGGTCTAATGGCCAATGGAAGTGGAGGAGTGGCACCAACTCCCCTGACGAGTCTGAGTCAACCCAACTCCCTGAACTCTTCCCTGGTGCAGAATGCCAGCAGTGGTCAGCCCATCAAGGTGACCCTCACCAAAGGCGGAAAGAAAGATGACTATGGTGTGGTGCTCGGCTGCCGGCTGTTTGTCAAGGAGATCTCCTCCAAAGCTCGCGAGCAACTGAATGCCAATGGTTATAGCTTGCAAGAGGGTGACATCATCACCCGCATCCACAACACCAACTGCGGGGATACGATGAGTCTCAAGGAGGCGAAAAAGATCATCGATGGCTGCAAGGAGCGATTGAACCTAGTGGTTCTAAGGGACATTACCAACCAAGCAGCTGTTAGCCAACTGAATCTGAACAATTCAGCCAGCCACCAGGCGTCGGGAAATATATACGCCACGCATCAGCCTCAGGTATCCGGATGTAGCAGCAGTAATAACAATCTTGAAGATCCATATCTGCCGGGCGGAGCCAGTTACTCCTCGCAGAATCTGTACGTGCAACCTCCAACGCGCACCTCCAATGGTCCCAATATCAATGGCAATGGGCTGAACGATGAAAAGAGTAACCTCACGCCGCGTGGTCGCTCCCGGGGCCCCATAATGGATGGAGTATCCTTGCAGCAGTTGGATAGACCCGTAACACCGACTCGGGGCAGGAGTGCAGCCATCGACGAGCCGCCACGTCCACCACCACCAAGGGGATCGAGCGGTGGAGCGGCCCAAGAGGATTTCTACAGCTCCCGCAGGCAATTGTACGAGGAGCGTCAGAGTGCCGAGCCGAGATTCATTTCCTTCCAGAAGGAAGGAAGCGTAGGCATCCGGCTAACCGGCGGCAATGAAGCTGGTATTTTTGTGACTGCCGTACAACCAGGATCTCCAGCATCACTGCAAGGTCTAATGCCTGGCGATAAGATCCTCAAGGTCAACGACATGGACATGAACGGAGTGACGCGCGAGGAGGCTGTGCTCTTCCTGTTGAGCCTCCAGGATCGCATCGATCTGATTGTGCAGTACTGCAAGGAGGAGTACGACGAGGTGGTGACCAACCAACGTGGTGACTCCTTCCACATCAAGACACATTTCCACTGCGATAATCCTTCCAAAGGCGAGATGGCCTTCAAGGCGGGCGATGTTTTCCGGGTGATCGATACCCTGCACAATGGTGTGGTCGGATCCTGGCAGGTGCTGAAGATCGGTCGGGGTCACCAGGAGATGCAGCGCGGCGTAATACCGAACAAGTCGCGGGCCGAAGAACTGGCCACAGCCCAGTTCAATGCCACCAAGAAGGAGATGAATGCCAACGAATCGAGAGGCAACTTCTTCCGGCGACGACGGTAAGTTCATTAGTCTTCTCTAAAGAaggaatatttaataatttttatttatttaccaacAGTTCGACGCACCGACGCTCGAAGAGTCTGTCCCGCGAGAACTGGGACGATGTGGTCTTCTCCGACAGCATTTCCAAATTCCCCGCCTACGAGCGTGTCGTTCTGCGACATCCTGGCTTTGTCCGACCCGTAGTGCTCTTCGGACCCGTATCCGATTTGGCCCGCGAGCGATTGGCCAAGGATTTCCCCGACAAGTTTTCGACTCCACTGCAGGATGACGACAAGTCAGCCGCAACAAGTGGAAAGTGCCGCATCGTGAGGCTCTCGAATATACGCGATGTGATGGATCGTGGAAAGCACGCCCTGCTGGACATTACGCCCAATGCAGTGGATCGTCTCAACTACGCGCAGTTCTATCCGGTGGTGATCTTCCTGAAGACAGACAGCAAGCACGTGATCAAGCAGCTGCGTCACGGACTTCCCAAGGCGGCGCACAAGAGCTCCAAGAAGCTGCTGGAGCAGTGCCAGAAACTGGAGCGCGTCTGGTCGCACATCTTTAGCACCCAGATCGCGTTGAGCGACGAGGAGTCCTGGTACCGAAAGTTGCGCGATTCGATCGATCTGCAGCAGAGCGGCGCCGTGTGGATGTCCGAGTCTAAGGTGAGTCTTTTCGTTTTCACATCCGGATCTCAAGTCCATCCTAGTTGTTGTCTGAGTATTGTCCAATGTAGTTAGTCCTTAAGTCTTATTAAAACCAAAGCATCTATTGGATGTCGTGACTCCATTTGATAACTTCGTAATGTCTAACTTAACGATGTCCTAACTGTCCAAGCGGGTGATGGATTAATAACTGTAGGTTTTAGgagagaaatatttaatttcgaaaattttaagtttaactTAACAACACAGAAaccttgttttgttttcaacaCTTAAGTAGgtatcaaaataaatgaaaaaccaGTTTGGTTTTCTCCTTGCTTTTCAGCAAAACTTAGAACTATTTAGCATCTATTAGATCAATTAACATGTAAACACTAATGTACATGAAAACTTTAGacaacaatattaaatataatatcaaTATCAGTTTATTTGATATAGTTTTAGTTATACCAATGATATCCCAGCCCAATAGTTTTTTCCAATCTTAAATAATCTGATTTATCGAATGGACTCCTTAACTAATTTGAAACCCCTATAACTCTATAATTTCTACAAATGGTTATGGTCAATATTCTAATTTTTACTTTCGATACTTTTTCTTATTCGTTTTTTAAaacacacaaccacacacacacttacaaaCATGCCCATGATTGTTGTCAACGAAccgtataaaaaaaaacatattaacAGTTCCCCGATTCCCCCACCGAAATGTTATTCCCCCCCTACATCGCCCAGCCATGCAAGTTAGCTTGTTGCCGCCCCATATCATCTACCTCAGTGCCACGCTACTCGCAGGatttgaatctgaatctgaaccAGAATCCGAGTAAATCCTATTCGCTAATCCAGAACCAGGCACACACCCCTccgccgccacgcccaccgcccgtGGGTTACGCCCACAGCCAGAGTTTGGCCGAAAAGCCTCGAGATCGCAGGTCCTATACCATGGTGCCGATCATAAAGCCCGCTTCTTCGATGCCCAGTGGTCTGGCACCTCCAGTGGAGCCTGCTCCCATGATGCCACTAGACGATAGTGTTCTGGCCATGGACGGGTCCAACTCCCAGTATCATAGTTCTCAGCCAAATCTAATGAGTCAGAGTTATTTGAACTCGAATCTAAATGGTGGCAGTACGAATGCCGTGAATCAATCGAATCACTCAAACACCATGAGGGGCTTTCAGCCCGGACCATCGGCAGTCAGCCGCTATGGATTGCGGACCAATGCCCAGGTGGAACGTAGGACCACGCCCTACTACTACCACGAGC
Protein-coding sequences here:
- the LOC6728866 gene encoding tight junction protein ZO-1 isoform X12, encoding MSQLDYTCYTVPECSTDDDADDDDELGSNVTLENKDHSDCTLESDATTTTSSLERHMYRDRYRSNRSFGPQRVSMPILRCSRSREMTPQLGMYHEGPDQDPQWGYFVPLSPNCFFSPPMQRRRYREKENDRNRRAVSYGGDVTSSPHSATIPRAAPRRVALMKDPPPPPPPKPQLGSKADSVTHLASKYPQSEYNLIQKIDSNSTLTAPAQYQPQNFYANTGTISSTNGYGSLLCHASSTTSPLAVRKRDKLLHRFSDAATLGRKLKKKKNTNRTCRSMTEAIEMLADPVIEDEFFGDRTTWEYHTVAVTRVPGYGFGIAVSGGRDNPHFANGDPSIAVSDVLKGGPAEDRLQVNDRIISVNGVSLENVEYATAVQVLRDSGNTVQLVVKRRVPLNPINAAGAVQHQHSHSLSSVGLMANGSGGVAPTPLTSLSQPNSLNSSLVQNASSGQPIKVTLTKGGKKDDYGVVLGCRLFVKEISSKAREQLNANGYSLQEGDIITRIHNTNCGDTMSLKEAKKIIDGCKERLNLVVLRDITNQAAVSQLNLNNSASHQASGNIYATHQPQVSGCSSSNNNLEDPYLPGGASYSSQNLYVQPPTRTSNGPNINGNGLNDEKSNLTPRGRSRGPIMDGVSLQQLDRPVTPTRGRSAAIDEPPRPPPPRGSSGGAAQEDFYSSRRQLYEERQSAEPRFISFQKEGSVGIRLTGGNEAGIFVTAVQPGSPASLQGLMPGDKILKVNDMDMNGVTREEAVLFLLSLQDRIDLIVQYCKEEYDEVVTNQRGDSFHIKTHFHCDNPSKGEMAFKAGDVFRVIDTLHNGVVGSWQVLKIGRGHQEMQRGVIPNKSRAEELATAQFNATKKEMNANESRGNFFRRRRSTHRRSKSLSRENWDDVVFSDSISKFPAYERVVLRHPGFVRPVVLFGPVSDLARERLAKDFPDKFSTPLQDDDKSAATSGKCRIVRLSNIRDVMDRGKHALLDITPNAVDRLNYAQFYPVVIFLKTDSKHVIKQLRHGLPKAAHKSSKKLLEQCQKLERVWSHIFSTQIALSDEESWYRKLRDSIDLQQSGAVWMSESKFPDSPTEMLFPPYIAQPCKLACCRPISSTSVPRYSQDLNLNLNQNPSKSYSLIQNQAHTPPPPRPPPVGYAHSQSLAEKPRDRRSYTMVPIIKPASSMPSGLAPPVEPAPMMPLDDSVLAMDGSNSQYHSSQPNLMSQSYLNSNLNGGSTNAVNQSNHSNTMRGFQPGPSAVSRYGLRTNAQVERRTTPYYYHELLLQKNLFDSSLNLLPQQQQQPDLAKSKNSNVQLEQQQQQQHLADASNASKRAPMAKPQQRLISNGQGRSNYSSSGSLSNLLGNGHGLSNGHESSDGTLADEGSFTLAFNNLTNQIASLNNSSSLNNNNCSTSRSINNNSNSHNINANNNNSHANNADSNNNVGQSNECIA
- the LOC6728866 gene encoding tight junction protein ZO-2 isoform X14; the protein is MKPSTRRRSFKTKPPKSNVYNPLVRYRPTAYVRNGIIGGGDGPGSSGVYQIADRVYTTSKMFLRDGYMYPRQPGQTMDPRFPLELHEFPQQFGATGLQLVSAPKVHIAGEYLANEQQQQEQQQQQHQHVQEQQQLGRRKAAAAAEINLANQVYWLGKQKTRSRSRSNSVGNRSITSCMGGGGGGGDKERERGGDRDRPYIRNVDDLLQALGKRDGGDNNSNLLETASTHSSSQRRRFKKGDRTTWEYHTVAVTRVPGYGFGIAVSGGRDNPHFANGDPSIAVSDVLKGGPAEDRLQVNDRIISVNGVSLENVEYATAVQVLRDSGNTVQLVVKRRVPLNPINAAGAVQHQHSHSLSSVGLMANGSGGVAPTPLTSLSQPNSLNSSLVQNASSGQPIKVTLTKGGKKDDYGVVLGCRLFVKEISSKAREQLNANGYSLQEGDIITRIHNTNCGDTMSLKEAKKIIDGCKERLNLVVLRDITNQAAVSQLNLNNSASHQASGNIYATHQPQVSGCSSSNNNLEDPYLPGGASYSSQNLYVQPPTRTSNGPNINGNGLNDEKSNLTPRGRSRGPIMDGVSLQQLDRPVTPTRGRSAAIDEPPRPPPPRGSSGGAAQEDFYSSRRQLYEERQSAEPRFISFQKEGSVGIRLTGGNEAGIFVTAVQPGSPASLQGLMPGDKILKVNDMDMNGVTREEAVLFLLSLQDRIDLIVQYCKEEYDEVVTNQRGDSFHIKTHFHCDNPSKGEMAFKAGDVFRVIDTLHNGVVGSWQVLKIGRGHQEMQRGVIPNKSRAEELATAQFNATKKEMNANESRGNFFRRRRSTHRRSKSLSRENWDDVVFSDSISKFPAYERVVLRHPGFVRPVVLFGPVSDLARERLAKDFPDKFSTPLQDDDKSAATSGKCRIVRLSNIRDVMDRGKHALLDITPNAVDRLNYAQFYPVVIFLKTDSKHVIKQLRHGLPKAAHKSSKKLLEQCQKLERVWSHIFSTQIALSDEESWYRKLRDSIDLQQSGAVWMSESKFPDSPTEMLFPPYIAQPCKLACCRPISSTSVPRYSQDLNLNLNQNPSKSYSLIQNQAHTPPPPRPPPVGYAHSQSLAEKPRDRRSYTMVPIIKPASSMPSGLAPPVEPAPMMPLDDSVLAMDGSNSQYHSSQPNLMSQSYLNSNLNGGSTNAVNQSNHSNTMRGFQPGPSAVSRYGLRTNAQVERRTTPYYYHELLLQKNLFDSSLNLLPQQQQQPDLAKSKNSNVQLEQQQQQQHLADASNASKRAPMAKPQQRLISNGQGRSNYSSSGSLSNLLGNGHGLSNGHESSDGTLADEGSFTLAFNNLTNQIASLNNSSSLNNNNCSTSRSINNNSNSHNINANNNNSHANNADSNNNVGQSNECIA